In Xylocopa sonorina isolate GNS202 chromosome 3, iyXylSono1_principal, whole genome shotgun sequence, one genomic interval encodes:
- the LOC143422517 gene encoding phosphatidylinositol phosphatase PTPRQ-like isoform X3, whose translation MCNETDQRDVQNLTIALVGIEWILLSWQPPCENANESFIYSIEICLNKQCSLKDKTVKSDTQCNITGLDPCNDYKFTVKIINENVESNGVSVVGTTSYNISEIGEIRELGVHTAVNTITLNWKPPENYPTCVNNYLITQCVEDTCYNTTVVHETYVATDLRPCNKYFFIIRAVSYLVQSNGFNITLKTNSPKSSKPLFPSVEANAFLIFVHWQPPEVGALCVKHYRVTIDPQKTTIEIVGTNVTLTNLYACTPYSINITAVDEDNNDGETVTMSTKTAATVSKSPELNTKEPIVTTNEIMLSWKIEKGNSNCTLKSLIAVCNSTSTSGHGYEVKNGKVEVLINSRIQDEFLIVNSMIKDVSPFTTYICWSYVINEAGSSELSNLISVTTLEDIPSAPLISVVNITYSQFLFVWESPTYLPGNLLQFEIIFEGKIGFPRPIWCEQVHMKIVKYLNGSTFNFEYLEAKAYTNYTAKIRAKTTPGWGNYSNDYIFQTPAGVPGNVSKFSYLIENNKNDANILDTILTWSFPCSLNGILEYFTIFINGTRTNYARHSYAIQKYISSDISVDDIVSINLGELKAEYNYTFEVFAKVKGVENFGISTSQRVLYPAGIPPEPNDDYMKSITIDPANARRSTTSATLLLPLFDDTNGDIAYYSIIVSRIECNTSTSIRFDTTNHTWPNIASWEEAMLQDFMVPYQATRVWWNPYPNYVADYGDVKAVKYTIGDDTNCQDISSNNKRVYCNGPLKPNTWYYVRMRGFTHGGYTDSKALLIKTNAEINIPLVTGIVFGILIFGILTTVMLLVRRCSPYVLLRRFLHSDMSGSPVPAPFSRKKFIAHCQQLIDNPGKLSNEFQLLQTLSVDLQMPTNSACLQANKKKNRYADILPYDFSRVKLEVIDNDPNTDYINASFIKGYSGEDEYIACQGPKEETTFDFWRMIEQYNINMIVMLTELVEKGKEKCHQYFPTIRETFKYESMTIKCTSELDYRSYTQRTLVLQKENKKRNIIHLQFKEWPDHDVPSDFEPMIHFCQIMRRNTTANKEYIVIHCSAGVGRTGTLIAIDIILQHLRDNRKLDVFGTVYRLRHQRISMVQKESQYAYIYNCTKQVLKNPYCLKSYKPPSMDPMCETNSKKTRIMSSSNVNLVNNFEMCMQ comes from the exons ATGTGTAACGAGACAG ATCAAAGAGACGTACAGAATCTAACGATTGCTCTCGTTGGTATTGAATGGATACTACTCTCTTGGCAACCGCCTTGCGAAAATGCTAATGAATCGTTCATATACTCAATTGAGATATGCTTAAATAAACAATGCTCCCTAAAGGATAAAACCGTTAAAAGTGATACACAATGTAATATTACTGGCCTGGATCCGTGCAACGATTACAAATTTACCGTGAAAATCATCAACGAGAATGTAGAGTCGAATGGAGTTAGTGTAGTTGGGACGACGAGTTATAATA TTTCCGAGATCGGAGAAATTCGAGAATTGGGTGTGCACACCGCTGTTAATACGATCACCTTAAATTGGAAACCGCCAGAGAATTATCCTACATGCgtgaataattatttaataacacAATGCGTCGAGGATACTTGTTACAACACAACAGTTGTACATGAGACATATGTTGCTACAGATCTAAGACCATGCaacaaatatttttttataattagaGCTGTTTCATATCTAGTACAATCAAATGGTTTCAATATTACCTTAAAAACAAACTCACCGA AATCTAGCAAACCTCTATTTCCAAGCGTGGAGGCCAATGCATTTCTTATATTTGTGCATTGGCAACCACCAGAAGTGGGAGCATTATGCGTCAAGCATTATCGTGTTACTATTGATCCACAAAAAACAACCATAGAAATAGTTGGAACAAACGTAACGTTAACCAATTTATATGCATGTACTCcttattctattaatattacTGCAGTAGATGAAGATAATAACGATGGAGAAACAGTCACTATGTCAACAAAAACAGCAGCAACTG TATCAAAATCACCAGAATTAAATACTAAAGAACCCATTGTTACAACAAATGAAATAATGCTTTCATGGAAAATTGAAAAAGGCAATAGTAATTGTACCTTGAAATCACTAATAGCTGTGTGTAATTCTACATCTACAAGTGGGCACGGTTATGAAGTAAAGAATGGAAAAGTTGAAGTACTTATAAATTCTCGTATTCAAGATGAATTCCTTATTGTAAATTCTATGATTAAAGATGTCAGTCCGTTCACAACATACATATGTTGGTCATATGTTATTAATGAAGCAGGAAGTAGCGAATTAAGTAATTTAATAAGTGTAACAACATTGGAAGATA taCCATCTGCACCTCTAATCAGTGTCGTAAATATAACATATTCACAATTTCTATTTGTATGGGAATCACCAACATATTTACCAGGGAATTTGCTTCAATTCGAAATTATATTTGAAGGGAAAATTGGTTTTCCTAGACCTATTTGGTGTGAACAAGTACATATGAAAATTGTTAAATATTTGAATGGTTCTACATTTAATTTTGAATATTTAGAAGCAAAAGCATACACGAATTATACAGCAAAAATTAGAGCAAAAACGACTCCAGGTTGGGGAAATTATAGTAATGATTATATATTTCAAACACCGGCTGGag TTCCAGGAAATGTGTCAAAATTCTCATATTtaattgaaaataataaaaatgatgCAAATATTTTAGATACTATCCTAACATGGAGTTTTCCATGTTCTTTAAATGGGATATTAGAATATTTTACTATATTTATAAACGGAACTAGAACGAATTATGCACGGCACTCTTATGCAATTCAAAAGTACATTTCAAGTGACATTAGTGTGGATGATATAGTTTCCATAAATTTAGGAGAGCTGAAAGCAGAATACAATTATACATTTGAAGTCTTTGCAAAAGTAAAGGGTGTAGAAAATTTTGGAATATCGACAAGTCAACGTGTTTTATATCCTGCTGGTA TTCCACCTGAACCTAATGATGATTATATGAAATCTATAACTATAGATCCAGCTAATGCACGAAGATCTACTACATCGGCTACACTTTTACTTCCCTTATTCGATGATACAAATGGTGATATTGCTTATTATTCTATTATAGTATCAAGAATCGAATGTAACACTTCAACAAGCATTAGGTTTGATACAACAAATCATACATGGCCAAATATAGCTTCTTGGGAGGAAGCTATGTTACAAGATTTTATGGTACCCTATCAAGCTACGAGAGTATGGTGGAATCCTTATC CTAACTATGTCGCTGATTATGGTGATGTAAAAGCAGTAAAGTATACAATTGGTGACGATACAAATTGTCAAGACATTTCGTCTAACAATAAAAGAGTTTATTGCAATGGACCTCTTAAACCAAATACGTGGTACTATGTTAGAATGCGTGGATTTACTCATGGCGGATATACTGATTCTAAAGCACTTCTCATAAAAACTA ATGCAGAAATAAATATTCCGCTGGTTACTGGAATCGTTTTTGGTATTTTAATTTTTGGTATCCTAACTACAGTGATGTTATTAGTTCGTAGATGTTCACCATACGT ACTATTACGACGATTTCTACATTCTGACATGTCTGGTTCACCAGTCCCAGCACCTTTTTCAAGGAAAAAATTTATAGCACACTGTCAACAACTCATTGATAATCCAGGCAAATTAAGTAATGAATTTCAATTACTTCAGACACTTAGTGTTGATTTACAAATGCCAACTAACAGTGCTTGTTTACAAGCTAACAAGAAGAAAAACAGATATGCTGATATTTTACCAT ATGATTTTTCAAGGGTTAAATTAGAAGTAATTGATAATGATCCCAATACCGACTATATCAATGCATCCTTTATAAAA GGCTATAGTGGAGAAGATGAATATATAGCTTGTCAAGGACCAAAGGAAGAAACTACATTTGATTTTTGGAGAATGATAGAGCAATATAATATCAATATGATAGTTATGCTAACTGAGTTAGTTGAAAAAGGCAAA GAGAAATGTCATCAATATTTTCCAACAATTAGAGAAACTTTCAAATATGAAAGTATGACTATAAAGTGTACAAGTGAATTGGATTACAGGTCTTATACGCAAAGGACACTAGTATTGCAAAAG GAAAACAAGAAGAGAAATATAATACATCTGCAATTCAAAGAATGGCCAGATCATGATGTTCCATCAGATTTTGAACCAATGATTCACTTTTGTCAGATTATGCGCCGTAACACTACTGCCAATAAGGAATATATTGTAATTCACTGCAG CGCAGGAGTTGGTAGGACTGGTACATTAATAGCAATAGATATAATTTTACAACATCTTCGAGACAACAGGAAATTAGATGTATTTGGAACAGTATATAGGCTACGACATCAGAGGATAAGTATGGTCCAAAAAGAA AGTCAATATGCTTATATATATAACTGTACAAAACAAGTACTAAAGAATCCCTACTGTCTAAAAAGTT ATAAACCTCCATCTATGGATCCAATGTGTGAAACTAATTCTAAGAAGACAAGAATAATGTCGAGTTCAAATGTAAATCTAGTCAACAATTTCGAGATGTGTATGCAATAG